Proteins from a genomic interval of Ramlibacter algicola:
- the lspA gene encoding signal peptidase II, with the protein MARALGGNAMSTGLLPWLGIALILVIADQFTKVLILGYYHLGDSTYVTSFFNIVRAHNTGAAFSFLAAASGWQRWLFTGIAVAAVIFILWLLRSHAGQRLFCFSLACILGGAIGNLVDRLLHGYVVDFLQVHYGGWYFPAFNVADAAITIGAAGLILDELLRVRRAR; encoded by the coding sequence ATGGCCCGCGCTCTCGGCGGCAACGCGATGTCCACCGGGCTGCTGCCCTGGCTGGGCATCGCCCTCATCCTGGTCATCGCCGACCAGTTCACCAAGGTCCTGATCCTGGGCTACTACCACCTGGGCGACTCGACCTACGTCACCAGCTTCTTCAACATCGTGCGCGCCCACAACACCGGCGCCGCGTTCTCGTTCCTGGCGGCGGCGTCGGGCTGGCAACGCTGGCTGTTCACCGGCATCGCGGTCGCCGCGGTCATCTTCATCCTGTGGCTGCTGCGCAGCCACGCGGGGCAGCGGCTGTTCTGCTTCTCGCTGGCCTGCATCCTGGGCGGCGCCATCGGCAACCTGGTCGACCGGCTGCTGCACGGCTACGTGGTGGACTTCCTGCAGGTCCACTATGGCGGCTGGTACTTCCCGGCCTTCAACGTCGCCGACGCCGCCATCACGATCGGGGCCGCCGGCCTGATCCTCGACGAGCTCCTGCGCGTGCGGCGCGCACGCTGA
- a CDS encoding Na/Pi cotransporter family protein — MKHLLNLLAAVALLVWGTHLVRAGILRVFGANLRHVLARSLGNRFTAALSGIGVTALLQSSTATALIVSSFVGQGLITLPLALAVMLGADVGTSLMAVVFSFDLSWLSPLLIFLGVVLFISRPATNIGRFGRVLIGLGLMLLALRLISESTQIMVRSPVVQALLASINSERPLEILVGAGLALLSYSSLAIVLLVAALTATGVVAPDMALGLVLGANLGSGLLSVLTTARASVEVRHVPLGNLVFKLLGVAAAVPFIPLWLQYARPHLVNDAGGVVLFHLAFNIAMALLFLGFLRPVARLVLAVLPRPARNPVGSRPRHLDPSALATPSLAISCAAREALHQADIVETMLQGILTVIRTNDLRLAEELRKLDDTVDELYSAIKYYLTKISREALGEEESRRWTDIISFTINMEQIGDTIERILIDIEDKKIRKGRSFSDAGMAEIAELHARLIDNLRLGMSVFLNGSVRDAQRLLEEKARFRDLEHAYAATHLERLSGNTVQSIETSSLHIDLISELKRINSHICSIAYPILESAGALAPSRLRSDVLATVDSDASD; from the coding sequence ATGAAGCACCTGCTCAACCTGCTGGCGGCCGTCGCGTTGCTGGTCTGGGGCACCCACCTCGTCCGGGCCGGCATCCTCCGCGTCTTCGGCGCCAACCTGCGCCACGTCCTGGCCCGGAGCCTCGGCAACCGGTTCACCGCGGCCCTGTCCGGCATCGGCGTCACCGCCCTGCTGCAATCCAGCACGGCCACGGCCCTCATCGTCTCGTCGTTCGTCGGCCAGGGCCTGATCACCCTGCCGCTCGCGCTGGCCGTGATGCTGGGCGCCGACGTCGGCACCAGCCTGATGGCGGTCGTGTTCTCGTTCGACCTGTCCTGGCTGTCGCCGCTGCTGATCTTCCTGGGCGTCGTGCTGTTCATCTCGCGCCCCGCCACCAACATCGGCCGCTTCGGCCGCGTGCTGATCGGCCTTGGGCTGATGCTGCTGGCGCTGCGCCTGATTTCCGAGTCGACCCAGATCATGGTGCGCTCGCCGGTCGTCCAGGCCCTGCTCGCCTCCATCAACAGCGAGCGGCCGCTCGAGATCCTGGTCGGCGCGGGCCTCGCGCTGCTCTCGTACTCCAGCCTGGCCATCGTGCTGCTGGTCGCGGCGCTCACCGCCACCGGCGTCGTCGCGCCCGACATGGCCCTGGGCCTGGTGCTGGGCGCCAACCTGGGCAGCGGCCTGCTGAGCGTGCTGACCACCGCCCGTGCCAGCGTCGAAGTGCGGCACGTGCCACTGGGCAACCTGGTGTTCAAGCTGCTCGGGGTGGCGGCGGCGGTGCCGTTCATCCCGTTGTGGCTGCAGTACGCGCGCCCGCACCTGGTCAACGACGCCGGCGGCGTGGTGCTGTTCCACCTGGCCTTCAACATCGCGATGGCCCTGCTGTTCCTCGGCTTCCTGCGCCCGGTCGCGCGGCTGGTGCTGGCCGTGCTGCCGCGGCCGGCGCGCAACCCGGTCGGCAGCCGCCCGCGCCACCTCGATCCTTCGGCCCTGGCCACGCCTTCGCTGGCCATCTCGTGCGCCGCGCGCGAGGCGCTGCACCAGGCCGACATCGTCGAGACCATGCTGCAGGGCATCCTCACCGTGATCCGCACCAACGACCTGCGGCTCGCCGAGGAGTTGCGCAAGCTGGACGACACCGTCGACGAGCTCTACTCGGCCATCAAGTACTACCTCACCAAGATCTCGCGCGAGGCGCTGGGCGAGGAAGAGAGCCGGCGCTGGACCGACATCATCAGCTTCACGATCAACATGGAGCAGATCGGCGACACGATCGAGCGCATCCTGATCGACATCGAGGACAAGAAGATCCGCAAGGGCCGCAGCTTCTCGGACGCCGGCATGGCCGAGATCGCCGAGCTGCACGCACGCCTGATCGACAACCTGCGCCTGGGCATGAGCGTGTTCCTCAACGGCTCGGTGCGCGACGCGCAGCGGCTGCTGGAGGAGAAGGCGCGCTTCCGCGACCTGGAGCACGCGTATGCCGCCACGCACCTGGAGCGGCTGTCCGGCAACACGGTGCAGAGCATCGAGACCAGTTCGTTGCACATCGACCTGATCAGCGAGCTCAAGCGCATCAACTCGCACATCTGCTCGATCGCCTACCCGATCCTCGAATCGGCCGGCGCGCTGGCGCCCAGCCGCCTGCGCAGCGACGTGCTGGCGACCGTCGACTCCGACGCTTCGGACTGA